The following are from one region of the Streptomyces fradiae genome:
- the pheT gene encoding phenylalanine--tRNA ligase subunit beta, whose protein sequence is MRVPLSWLREYVDLPATVTGRDVQAKLISAGLEVETVEQLGAGLTGPLVVGKVLTIEELTEFKKPIRFCTVDVGQANGTGEPQEIICGARNFAEGDKVVVALPGAVLPGDFRIAERKTYGRVSRGMICSGDELGMGDDGTHGIIVLPPEYEVGTDATVLLELFDEVLDIAVTPDRGYCLSIRGVARETAIAYGLPLRDPALLDVPAPNAYGYPVQIADPIGCDRFTARTVVGVAPEARTPIWMQRRLQKAGMRSVSLAVDITNYVMLELGTPLHAYDRTRLDGPIGVRRAAEGETITTLDGAKRVLDSGDLVITDNSGPIALAGVMGGAHTEIADPETDPETGVVTGTTEVVIEAAHFDPITIARTSRRHKLSTEGSKRWERGVDPKAPSAAAQRCVDLLVLLAGGTAETGVTEVVAPSAPHTITMPAHHPDKVAGVDYGRETVVRRLQEIGCDVYGQDELVVTVPSWRPDLYVPNDLAEEVIRLEGYENLPSTLPKPPAGRGLTERQRVHRRVGRTLAGAGYVEALNYPFIGEQVFDQLGLDADDARRRVVKLVNPLSDEEPALRTTLLPGLLGALRRNDGRGSHDLALFETGLVFRPTEGQPAVAVRLGVDGRPSDEDIARVNAALPAQPRRAAVVLAGSREQAGWWGKGRPADWADAIQAARLIATESGTELLIAADQHAPWHPGRCASFHVVIDGEKVLAGHAGELHPRVVKALGLPARTCAMELDLDILERASEGPLKAPSISAFPVATQDVALVVDQDVPAATVEHHLAAGAGELLESIRLFDVYTGDQIGPGKKSLAYALRFRAPDRTLTVDEATAARDAAVATASEHTGAVLRGA, encoded by the coding sequence ATGCGGGTCCCGCTTTCCTGGCTGCGGGAGTACGTCGACCTGCCGGCGACCGTGACCGGCCGTGACGTACAGGCCAAGCTCATTTCGGCCGGCCTCGAGGTCGAGACCGTCGAACAGCTCGGCGCCGGCCTCACCGGCCCGCTGGTGGTCGGCAAGGTCCTCACCATCGAGGAACTGACCGAGTTCAAGAAGCCGATCCGCTTCTGCACCGTCGACGTCGGTCAGGCCAACGGCACCGGCGAGCCGCAGGAGATCATCTGCGGCGCCCGGAACTTCGCCGAGGGCGACAAGGTCGTCGTGGCCCTGCCCGGCGCCGTGCTGCCCGGCGACTTCCGGATCGCCGAGCGCAAGACGTACGGCAGGGTCTCGCGCGGCATGATCTGCTCGGGCGACGAGCTCGGCATGGGCGACGACGGCACGCACGGCATCATCGTGCTGCCGCCGGAGTACGAGGTCGGCACCGACGCCACGGTCCTCCTGGAGCTGTTCGACGAGGTCCTCGACATCGCCGTCACCCCGGACCGCGGCTACTGCCTCTCGATCCGCGGCGTCGCCCGCGAGACCGCCATCGCGTACGGCCTGCCGCTGCGCGACCCGGCGCTGCTCGACGTGCCCGCGCCCAACGCGTACGGCTACCCGGTCCAGATCGCCGACCCGATCGGCTGCGACCGCTTCACCGCGCGCACGGTCGTGGGCGTGGCTCCCGAGGCCCGCACCCCGATCTGGATGCAGCGCCGCCTGCAGAAGGCCGGCATGCGCTCGGTCTCGCTGGCCGTGGACATCACCAACTACGTGATGCTGGAGCTGGGCACCCCGCTCCACGCCTACGACCGCACCCGGCTCGACGGCCCCATCGGGGTCCGCCGCGCCGCCGAGGGCGAGACGATCACCACGCTCGACGGCGCCAAGCGCGTCCTCGACTCCGGCGACCTGGTGATCACCGACAACAGCGGCCCGATCGCGCTCGCCGGTGTCATGGGCGGCGCCCACACGGAGATCGCCGACCCGGAGACCGACCCCGAGACCGGCGTCGTCACGGGCACCACCGAGGTCGTCATCGAGGCCGCGCACTTCGACCCGATCACCATCGCCCGGACCTCGCGCCGCCACAAGCTGTCGACCGAGGGCTCCAAGCGCTGGGAGCGGGGCGTCGACCCGAAGGCCCCGAGCGCGGCCGCGCAGCGCTGCGTCGACCTGCTGGTGCTGCTCGCGGGCGGCACGGCCGAGACCGGCGTCACCGAGGTGGTCGCCCCGTCCGCGCCGCACACCATCACCATGCCGGCGCACCACCCGGACAAGGTCGCGGGCGTCGACTACGGCCGTGAGACCGTCGTCCGCCGCCTGCAGGAGATCGGCTGCGACGTCTACGGGCAGGACGAGCTCGTCGTCACCGTCCCGTCGTGGCGTCCCGACCTGTACGTGCCGAACGACCTCGCCGAGGAGGTCATCCGCCTGGAGGGTTACGAGAACCTGCCCTCCACGCTGCCGAAGCCCCCGGCCGGCCGCGGCCTCACCGAGCGCCAGCGCGTCCACCGCCGGGTGGGCCGCACGCTGGCCGGCGCCGGCTACGTCGAGGCGCTGAACTACCCGTTCATCGGCGAGCAGGTCTTCGACCAGCTCGGCCTGGACGCGGACGACGCCCGCCGCCGGGTGGTCAAGCTGGTCAACCCGCTGTCCGACGAGGAGCCCGCGCTCCGTACGACGCTGCTGCCGGGCCTGCTCGGCGCGCTGCGCCGCAACGACGGGCGCGGCAGCCACGACCTGGCGCTGTTCGAGACGGGTCTGGTCTTCCGTCCCACCGAGGGGCAGCCGGCCGTGGCCGTCCGCCTGGGTGTCGACGGGCGTCCCTCCGACGAGGACATCGCCCGCGTCAACGCCGCGCTGCCCGCGCAGCCGCGCCGCGCCGCGGTCGTCCTGGCCGGCTCCCGCGAGCAGGCCGGCTGGTGGGGCAAGGGCCGCCCGGCCGACTGGGCCGACGCGATCCAGGCCGCGCGCCTGATCGCCACTGAGTCCGGCACGGAGCTGCTGATCGCCGCCGACCAGCACGCCCCGTGGCACCCGGGCCGCTGCGCCTCCTTCCACGTCGTCATCGACGGCGAGAAGGTCCTGGCCGGCCACGCCGGCGAGCTCCACCCCCGCGTGGTCAAGGCCCTCGGCCTCCCGGCCCGCACCTGCGCGATGGAGCTGGACCTCGACATCCTGGAGCGCGCGAGCGAGGGCCCCCTGAAGGCCCCGAGCATCTCGGCCTTCCCGGTCGCCACCCAGGACGTCGCCCTGGTCGTCGACCAGGACGTCCCCGCCGCCACGGTCGAGCACCACCTGGCCGCCGGGGCGGGCGAACTCCTGGAGTCCATCCGCCTGTTCGACGTCTACACCGGCGACCAGATCGGCCCCGGCAAGAAGTCCCTGGCCTACGCCCTCCGCTTCCGCGCCCCCGACCGCACCCTGACGGTCGACGAGGCCACCGCGGCCCGCGACGCCGCGGTCGCCACGGCGTCGGAGCACACGGGCGCGGTGCTGCGCGGCGCCTGA
- a CDS encoding PLP-dependent aminotransferase family protein, which produces MHERSSVTELAGSLKAELNRYSPGEKLPSSRALVERYRVSPVTVTRALAQLAAEGLVVTRPGAGAYRAEPRPAAPATGDTSWQELALSADGATDLVPRAVDASGVLVTLAAPPPGVVEFNGGYLHPALQPERALAGALARAGRRPGAWGRPPTDGLPELRAWFAREIGGGVTAAEVLVTAGGQSALTTALRALAAPGTPVLVESPTYPGMLAAARAAGLRPVPVPTDADGIRPDLLEAAFGATGARVLVCQPLFQNPTGAALSAERRTAVVRTARAAGAFVIEDDFARRLVHADAAPLPPTLAADDPDGVVVHVCSLTKVTSASLRVGALAARGPVLERLRAIQVVDSFFVPRPLQEAALELVGSPAWNRHLRAVSEELKHRRDTMTGALGLHLPELALPHVPSGGYHLWLRLPDTLPETALLPAALRAGVAVAPGRPYFCAEPPAGHIRLSFAGVAGPTEIVEGVRRLRAAVDEADGRELSGA; this is translated from the coding sequence ATGCACGAGCGTAGCAGTGTCACCGAACTGGCGGGATCCCTGAAAGCGGAGCTGAACCGCTACTCACCCGGAGAGAAGCTGCCGTCGAGCCGCGCTCTCGTCGAGCGCTACCGCGTCTCCCCGGTGACCGTCACCCGCGCCCTCGCCCAGCTCGCCGCCGAGGGCCTCGTCGTCACCCGGCCCGGCGCCGGCGCCTACCGCGCCGAGCCGCGCCCCGCCGCCCCCGCCACCGGCGACACCTCCTGGCAGGAGCTCGCGCTCAGCGCCGACGGCGCCACCGACCTCGTGCCGCGCGCCGTCGACGCCTCCGGCGTCCTCGTCACCCTCGCCGCGCCCCCACCCGGCGTCGTCGAGTTCAACGGCGGCTACCTCCACCCCGCCCTCCAGCCCGAGCGGGCCCTCGCCGGCGCCCTCGCCCGGGCCGGCCGCCGCCCCGGCGCCTGGGGCCGCCCGCCCACCGACGGACTGCCCGAACTGCGCGCCTGGTTCGCCCGCGAGATCGGCGGCGGCGTCACCGCCGCCGAGGTCCTGGTCACCGCCGGCGGCCAGTCCGCCCTCACCACCGCGCTGCGCGCCCTCGCCGCACCCGGCACCCCCGTACTCGTCGAATCACCCACCTACCCCGGCATGCTGGCCGCCGCCCGCGCCGCCGGACTGCGCCCGGTCCCGGTGCCCACCGACGCCGACGGCATCCGCCCCGACCTCCTCGAAGCCGCCTTCGGCGCCACCGGCGCCCGCGTCCTGGTCTGCCAGCCGCTGTTCCAGAACCCCACCGGGGCCGCCCTGTCCGCCGAACGCCGCACCGCCGTCGTCCGGACCGCCCGGGCCGCCGGCGCCTTCGTGATCGAGGACGACTTCGCCCGCCGCCTGGTCCACGCCGACGCCGCGCCGCTGCCGCCCACGCTCGCCGCCGACGACCCCGACGGCGTCGTCGTCCATGTCTGCTCGCTCACCAAGGTCACCTCGGCCAGCCTCCGGGTGGGCGCCCTCGCCGCGCGCGGCCCGGTCCTCGAACGCCTCCGCGCCATCCAGGTCGTCGACAGCTTCTTCGTACCCCGGCCGCTGCAGGAGGCGGCGCTCGAACTCGTCGGCTCCCCGGCCTGGAACCGGCATCTGCGCGCCGTCTCCGAGGAGCTGAAGCACCGCCGGGACACCATGACCGGCGCGCTCGGGCTGCACCTGCCCGAACTCGCCCTGCCGCACGTCCCGTCCGGCGGCTACCACCTGTGGCTCCGGCTGCCCGACACCCTCCCCGAGACCGCCCTGCTGCCCGCCGCGCTGCGCGCCGGGGTCGCGGTCGCCCCCGGCCGCCCGTACTTCTGCGCCGAGCCGCCCGCCGGGCACATCCGGCTGAGTTTCGCGGGTGTCGCGGGCCCGACGGAGATCGTCGAGGGGGTGCGCCGGCTGCGCGCCGCCGTCGACGAGGCCGACGGGCGGGAACTGTCGGGAGCGTGA
- a CDS encoding glycoside hydrolase family 10 protein yields MAGAALTALGLQSGDGDGDGGGDGGGDVSTAAEAVGRPARSRRQGDEFRGMWIATVTNRDFPSRPGLTAAEQRAELVGWLDLAVRRRMTAVMLQVRPSADALWPSPYEPWAQCLTGVQGRDPGWDPLGTAVDEAHARGLELHAWCNPYRVAGHADPRKLAPDHPVRRHPEWALVHDGRMLYNPGLPEVRRHVQDAMLDAVRRYDIDALHWDDYFYPYPVAGQAVDDDAAFARYGTGFADRAAWRRDNTDLLVSEMAARIRAVKPEVAFGISPFGIWRHASTDPAGSATRGGVQTYDDLYADTRRWIQERWIDYVVPQLYWNIGFPSADYAELVRWWDGAVRGTGVRLYLGEALYKVGDPAHPEAWRDPRELVRHVQLARSYENVAGHVYFAAREAAKDPLGALTAVLDASP; encoded by the coding sequence ATGGCGGGTGCGGCCCTGACCGCGCTCGGTCTCCAGTCCGGGGACGGGGACGGGGACGGGGGCGGGGACGGGGGCGGGGACGTCTCCACGGCGGCGGAGGCCGTCGGCCGCCCCGCGCGGTCGCGGAGGCAGGGCGACGAATTCCGCGGCATGTGGATCGCCACCGTCACCAACCGCGACTTCCCGTCCCGCCCCGGCCTCACCGCCGCCGAGCAGCGCGCCGAGCTCGTCGGCTGGCTCGACCTCGCGGTACGGCGCCGGATGACCGCGGTCATGCTCCAGGTCCGGCCCTCGGCCGACGCCCTGTGGCCCTCGCCGTACGAGCCCTGGGCGCAGTGCCTCACCGGTGTGCAGGGCCGGGACCCCGGCTGGGACCCGCTCGGCACGGCGGTGGACGAGGCGCACGCGCGCGGCCTGGAGCTGCACGCCTGGTGCAATCCGTACCGGGTGGCCGGCCACGCCGACCCGCGGAAGCTCGCCCCGGACCACCCGGTGCGCCGGCACCCCGAGTGGGCGCTCGTCCACGACGGGCGGATGCTCTACAACCCGGGCCTGCCCGAGGTCCGGCGGCACGTGCAGGACGCCATGCTGGACGCCGTACGCCGCTACGACATCGACGCGCTGCACTGGGACGACTACTTCTATCCGTATCCGGTGGCCGGGCAGGCCGTCGACGACGACGCGGCCTTCGCGCGGTACGGGACGGGCTTCGCCGACCGGGCGGCCTGGCGGCGCGACAACACCGATCTCCTGGTCTCCGAGATGGCGGCCCGGATCAGGGCGGTCAAACCGGAGGTGGCCTTCGGCATCAGCCCGTTCGGCATCTGGCGGCACGCGTCGACCGACCCGGCCGGCTCCGCCACCCGCGGGGGCGTGCAGACCTACGACGACCTGTACGCGGACACCCGGCGCTGGATCCAGGAGCGCTGGATCGACTACGTGGTCCCGCAGCTCTACTGGAACATCGGCTTCCCGTCCGCCGACTACGCCGAGCTGGTGCGCTGGTGGGACGGGGCCGTACGCGGCACCGGCGTGCGGCTGTACCTCGGCGAGGCGCTGTACAAGGTGGGGGACCCGGCGCACCCGGAGGCCTGGCGGGACCCGCGCGAGCTGGTCCGGCACGTGCAGCTCGCCCGCTCGTACGAGAACGTCGCCGGGCATGTCTACTTCGCGGCCCGCGAGGCAGCCAAGGACCCGCTGGGCGCGCTCACCGCCGTCCTCGACGCCTCACCCTGA
- a CDS encoding DMT family transporter: protein MRAQNSATGSSTIAVTASGPAASGTATRPAASGTGAAAGPDSRTGTLLAALGVLAFSLTFPSTVWGLESFGPWSLVTVRSVLAALIAGAFLLAGRVPLPDRRHWAGLAVVAGGVVVGFPLLTTLALRTSTTSHAAVVVGLLPLTTATFAAIRTGRRPSRTFWIAAVAGAVVVLAFTVQQSGGALSAGDLYLFGALLVCAAGYTEGGRLAGLMPGWQVVGWALVLCLPLMTAGAAVALAYEPVRLTAHGVAGLVWVAAGSTFFGLYVWYRGMARIGIPRASQLQLAQPLLTLFWSVTVLGEDLAPAAPIAAVGVLVCIAVTQRAKS from the coding sequence ATGAGAGCACAGAATAGCGCTACTGGATCGAGCACGATAGCGGTCACCGCTTCCGGACCGGCCGCCTCCGGGACCGCCACCCGACCGGCCGCTTCCGGCACCGGAGCCGCGGCCGGCCCCGACTCCCGCACCGGCACCCTCCTCGCCGCGCTCGGCGTGCTCGCCTTCTCGCTCACCTTCCCGTCCACCGTGTGGGGCCTGGAGAGCTTCGGCCCCTGGTCGCTCGTCACCGTCCGCTCGGTGCTCGCCGCGCTGATCGCGGGGGCCTTCCTGCTCGCCGGCCGGGTGCCGCTGCCGGACCGGCGCCACTGGGCCGGGCTCGCGGTCGTCGCGGGCGGTGTGGTCGTCGGCTTCCCGCTGCTCACCACGCTGGCCCTGCGGACCTCCACCACCTCGCACGCCGCCGTGGTGGTGGGGCTGCTGCCGCTGACCACCGCGACGTTCGCCGCGATCCGTACCGGCCGCCGCCCGTCCCGTACCTTCTGGATCGCGGCCGTCGCCGGAGCCGTCGTCGTCCTCGCCTTCACCGTGCAGCAGAGCGGCGGCGCCCTGTCCGCCGGCGACCTCTACCTCTTCGGCGCGCTGCTCGTGTGCGCCGCCGGATACACCGAGGGCGGACGGCTCGCCGGGCTCATGCCGGGCTGGCAGGTGGTCGGCTGGGCGCTGGTCCTCTGCCTGCCGCTGATGACGGCCGGAGCGGCCGTGGCGCTCGCGTACGAGCCGGTGCGTCTCACCGCGCACGGCGTCGCGGGTCTCGTCTGGGTGGCGGCCGGCTCGACCTTCTTCGGCCTGTACGTCTGGTACCGCGGCATGGCCCGGATCGGCATCCCGCGCGCCAGCCAGCTCCAGCTCGCCCAGCCGCTGCTCACCCTTTTCTGGTCGGTGACCGTGCTCGGCGAGGACCTGGCCCCGGCCGCCCCGATCGCCGCCGTCGGCGTGCTGGTCTGCATCGCCGTGACCCAGCGGGCGAAGAGCTGA
- a CDS encoding DUF1918 domain-containing protein encodes MRASKGDKLVMHGRTVGQHDRTAEVVQVMGENGNPPFRVKFDDDGHEAVMSPGPDTTVRHRPEPGGQ; translated from the coding sequence ATGCGTGCGTCCAAGGGCGACAAGCTGGTCATGCACGGCCGTACGGTCGGACAGCACGACCGGACGGCCGAAGTCGTTCAGGTCATGGGCGAGAACGGCAACCCCCCGTTCCGCGTGAAGTTCGACGACGACGGCCACGAGGCCGTGATGTCGCCGGGCCCCGACACCACCGTCCGCCACCGCCCGGAGCCCGGGGGCCAGTGA
- a CDS encoding PP2C family protein-serine/threonine phosphatase translates to MFRDWGVVGEGSRLRRSGPLVAPVVWGGLAVAWRLWCPLAREPGLPMRVATSVVFLTVGIGLLLGARGGLVRELARVRAVAEAAQQVLLRPPAARIDGLAVAAGQLSAARGAVVGGDLYEAVATPYGVRIVIGDVRGHGLAALGTVVALLGSFREAAHDEAELADVLRRLERALGRHLCERAREEHPVAEEFVTLLLLEIGPDGELRVLDCGHPGPYRIGGRCVEPVPVGDPLPPLGSFPLPADLVPYTAPRLLPGETLVLHTDGAEEARDHRGRFFPLPAVLAGAAREAPAELVRQVHTALLRHTGGRLADDVALLVVRNDRVRVPAQPAEPGLRRTRPTPSPH, encoded by the coding sequence ATGTTCCGTGACTGGGGAGTGGTCGGCGAGGGCTCCCGGCTGAGGCGGAGTGGTCCGCTGGTGGCTCCGGTGGTGTGGGGCGGGCTGGCCGTGGCGTGGCGGTTGTGGTGTCCGCTGGCCCGCGAGCCGGGGCTGCCGATGCGGGTGGCCACCAGTGTGGTGTTCCTGACCGTCGGGATCGGGCTGCTGCTCGGGGCGCGGGGCGGGCTCGTGCGGGAGCTGGCGCGGGTGCGGGCCGTGGCCGAGGCCGCGCAGCAGGTGCTGCTGCGGCCGCCGGCGGCGCGGATCGACGGACTCGCGGTCGCGGCGGGGCAGTTGTCGGCCGCGCGGGGCGCGGTGGTGGGCGGGGATCTGTACGAGGCGGTGGCCACGCCGTACGGGGTGCGGATCGTGATCGGGGACGTGCGCGGGCACGGGCTCGCCGCGCTCGGCACGGTGGTCGCGCTGCTCGGGAGCTTCCGTGAGGCGGCCCACGACGAGGCCGAACTCGCGGACGTGCTGCGGAGGTTGGAGCGGGCGCTCGGCCGGCATCTGTGCGAGCGGGCCCGCGAGGAGCACCCGGTGGCCGAGGAGTTCGTGACCCTGCTGCTCCTGGAGATCGGGCCCGACGGGGAGCTCCGGGTCCTGGACTGCGGGCACCCCGGCCCGTACCGGATCGGCGGCCGGTGCGTCGAGCCCGTACCCGTCGGCGATCCGCTGCCCCCGCTCGGCTCGTTCCCGCTGCCCGCCGACCTCGTGCCGTACACCGCGCCCCGGCTGCTGCCCGGCGAGACCCTGGTGCTGCACACCGACGGCGCCGAGGAGGCCCGGGACCACCGGGGCCGGTTCTTCCCGCTGCCCGCGGTGCTCGCCGGCGCGGCCCGGGAGGCCCCGGCGGAGCTCGTACGACAGGTGCACACCGCCCTGCTGCGGCACACGGGCGGCCGGCTCGCCGACGACGTGGCCCTTCTCGTCGTCCGCAACGACCGGGTACGGGTACCGGCGCAGCCCGCCGAACCCGGGCTGCGCCGTACCCGGCCCACGCCCTCCCCTCATTGA
- a CDS encoding NUDIX domain-containing protein, which produces MQWTKLNEQPVYENRWFRVNLADVELPDGRRLDHYLIRLRPVAAATAVNAADEVLLLWRHRFITDSWGWELAAGVVEDGEDLAAAAAREMEEETGWRPGPLRPLLTVEPSNGLSDARHHLYWSEEATWTGPPQDAFESSRLEWVPLKLVPDMIARGEVPAAGMAAGLLLLHHLRLG; this is translated from the coding sequence GTGCAATGGACGAAACTGAACGAACAGCCCGTGTATGAGAACCGCTGGTTCCGGGTCAACCTCGCGGACGTCGAACTCCCCGACGGCCGCCGCCTCGACCACTATCTGATCCGGCTGCGCCCGGTCGCCGCCGCGACCGCCGTCAACGCCGCCGACGAGGTCCTGCTGCTCTGGCGCCACCGCTTCATCACCGACAGCTGGGGCTGGGAGCTCGCGGCCGGGGTCGTCGAGGACGGCGAGGACCTCGCGGCCGCCGCCGCCCGCGAGATGGAGGAGGAGACCGGCTGGCGCCCCGGGCCGCTGCGCCCGCTGCTCACCGTCGAGCCCTCCAACGGCCTCTCCGACGCCCGCCACCACCTCTACTGGAGCGAGGAGGCCACCTGGACCGGTCCGCCGCAGGACGCCTTCGAGTCCTCACGCCTGGAATGGGTGCCGCTCAAGCTCGTGCCCGACATGATCGCCCGCGGCGAGGTCCCGGCCGCCGGCATGGCCGCCGGGCTGCTGCTCCTGCACCACCTGCGGCTGGGGTGA
- a CDS encoding transcriptional regulator, giving the protein MHPNTLLDAMLAEAGISHAGFAARVNQAGRARGLALRYEHTAVARWLKGQRPRGQVPDLICEVLAGRLQRAVTLDDIGLGVPGAVLPAPGSPLAGFVERATALWRSDEQRRPHVIGAPAVTGNPAVMPVWEWENPPEDADVSRAGRTRVSAADVSMLAAARAHYEQMYRKAGGMATRARIVGFLTTETAPLLRGGYGDALGRQLHRATGGLVAVAGICAYDSDAQGLAQRYFHQALRLAKASGDRGLGAYVVALLVNQCLFMGEYRQAVAFAEAALRSARHEITPALAADLTAMQAKAYAHLGDGAAALARIRRAEAEAERISPGSEPAETGYVQPGLVNVQVAEALLSLGELAAAHEHAAAAVGTPAHDRGRVHRLAMLCQIELRQGEPDRAADTAVEMTERARGMESRRLRERLLLVREQLLASGGADARRAAEIVDSALRVPL; this is encoded by the coding sequence ATGCACCCCAACACCCTCCTCGACGCGATGCTCGCCGAAGCGGGCATCTCCCACGCCGGCTTCGCCGCCCGGGTGAACCAGGCGGGCCGCGCCCGTGGGCTCGCCCTGCGCTACGAACACACCGCCGTGGCCCGCTGGTTGAAGGGCCAGCGCCCGCGCGGCCAGGTGCCCGACCTGATCTGCGAGGTGCTCGCCGGGCGGCTGCAGCGCGCCGTCACCCTCGACGACATCGGCCTCGGCGTACCCGGCGCGGTCCTGCCCGCGCCCGGCTCCCCGCTCGCCGGTTTCGTCGAGCGGGCCACCGCCCTCTGGCGTTCCGACGAGCAGCGCCGCCCGCACGTCATAGGGGCGCCCGCCGTGACCGGGAACCCCGCGGTGATGCCGGTGTGGGAGTGGGAGAACCCGCCGGAGGACGCCGATGTCTCGCGGGCCGGCCGCACCCGCGTCTCGGCCGCCGATGTGTCGATGCTGGCGGCGGCGCGGGCGCACTACGAGCAGATGTATCGCAAGGCCGGCGGCATGGCCACCCGCGCCCGGATCGTCGGCTTCCTCACCACCGAGACCGCGCCGCTGCTGCGCGGCGGTTACGGCGACGCGCTCGGCCGGCAGCTGCACCGGGCGACCGGCGGTCTGGTGGCGGTGGCCGGGATCTGCGCGTACGACTCCGACGCCCAGGGTCTGGCCCAGCGCTACTTCCACCAGGCGCTGCGGCTCGCCAAGGCGAGCGGCGACCGCGGGCTCGGCGCCTATGTGGTGGCGCTGCTCGTCAACCAGTGCCTGTTCATGGGGGAGTACCGGCAGGCGGTGGCCTTCGCGGAGGCGGCGCTTCGCTCGGCGCGCCACGAGATCACGCCGGCGCTCGCCGCCGATCTGACGGCGATGCAGGCGAAGGCGTACGCGCATCTCGGCGACGGCGCGGCGGCGCTCGCCCGGATCCGGCGGGCGGAGGCCGAGGCGGAGCGGATCAGCCCGGGCAGCGAGCCGGCCGAGACCGGTTATGTGCAGCCGGGCCTGGTCAACGTGCAGGTGGCGGAGGCCCTGCTCAGTCTGGGCGAACTGGCCGCGGCCCATGAGCACGCGGCCGCCGCCGTCGGCACCCCGGCCCACGACCGGGGCCGGGTGCACCGGCTCGCGATGCTCTGTCAGATCGAGCTGCGGCAGGGCGAGCCGGACCGCGCCGCGGACACGGCGGTGGAGATGACCGAGCGGGCCCGGGGGATGGAGTCGCGGCGGCTGCGGGAACGGCTGCTGCTCGTCCGCGAACAGTTGCTCGCGAGCGGGGGAGCGGATGCGCGCCGGGCGGCCGAGATCGTCGACAGTGCGCTGCGCGTGCCCCTGTGA
- a CDS encoding 3-hydroxybutyryl-CoA dehydrogenase, with the protein MADIERIGVVGCGQMGAGIAEVCARSGLDVKVAETTGEALEIGRTRLYNSLAKAAERGKISEEERDATLARLSFTTDLGEFADRDLVIEAVVENEQVKTEIFQVLDQVVTRPDAILASNTSSIPLVKLAVATSRPDHVIGIHFFNPAPVQKLVELIPALTTSEGTISRAQLFAEKTLGKHAIRAQDRSGFVVNALLVPYLLSAIRMFESGIASREDIDNGMEFGCAHPMGPLKLSDLIGLDTIASIADSMYAEYKEPLYAAPPLLQRMVDAGRLGRKTGSGFYPYS; encoded by the coding sequence ATGGCCGACATTGAGCGCATCGGAGTGGTCGGCTGCGGCCAGATGGGCGCGGGCATCGCCGAGGTGTGCGCCCGCAGCGGACTCGACGTGAAGGTCGCCGAGACCACCGGCGAGGCGCTGGAGATCGGCCGCACGCGGCTCTACAACTCGCTCGCGAAGGCCGCCGAACGCGGCAAGATCAGCGAGGAGGAGCGCGACGCGACGCTCGCGCGGCTCAGCTTCACGACCGACCTGGGCGAATTCGCGGACCGCGATCTCGTCATCGAGGCCGTCGTCGAGAACGAGCAGGTCAAGACCGAGATCTTCCAGGTGCTCGACCAGGTGGTGACCCGGCCCGACGCCATCCTGGCCTCCAACACCTCCTCCATCCCGCTGGTGAAGCTGGCCGTGGCGACCTCCCGCCCCGACCACGTCATCGGCATCCACTTCTTCAACCCGGCTCCGGTGCAGAAGCTGGTCGAGCTGATCCCCGCCCTCACCACCTCCGAGGGCACGATCAGCCGGGCCCAGCTGTTCGCCGAGAAGACCCTCGGCAAGCACGCGATCCGCGCGCAGGACCGCTCCGGCTTCGTGGTGAACGCCCTGCTCGTGCCATATCTGCTCTCCGCGATCCGGATGTTCGAGTCGGGCATCGCGAGCCGCGAGGACATCGACAACGGCATGGAGTTCGGCTGCGCCCACCCGATGGGCCCGCTGAAGCTGTCGGACCTGATCGGTCTGGACACGATCGCCTCGATCGCCGACTCGATGTACGCCGAGTACAAGGAGCCGCTGTACGCCGCTCCCCCGCTGCTGCAGCGCATGGTGGACGCGGGCCGCCTGGGCCGGAAGACCGGCTCGGGCTTCTATCCGTACTCCTGA